Proteins encoded by one window of Sphaerodactylus townsendi isolate TG3544 linkage group LG04, MPM_Stown_v2.3, whole genome shotgun sequence:
- the LOC125430577 gene encoding integrator complex subunit 4-like produces the protein MAAVSFFLQVHRATATIIEPAGESDNPLRFTTGLVVALDVDATLEHVQDPQNTVKIQILYPDGQAQVIHPKPADFRNPGPGRHRLITQVYLSHTAWTEPCQIEVRLLLAYSSDRHKSPGRFSWAPRGDGAELLPQSENSIEGTIPFSKPAKVYIMPKPARR, from the exons ATGGCCGCTGTTTCCTTCTTTCTGCAGGTCCACAGAGCAACGGCCACTATTATCGAACCGGCGGGAGAGTCAGACAACCCGCTACGATTCACAACTGGGTTGGTCGTCGCCTTGGATGTCGACGCAACTCTGGAACACGTCCAGGATCCTCAGAACACGGTTAAAATTCAG ATATTATATCCTGATGGGCAGGCCCAAGTAATCCATCCTAAACCAGCCGACTTTCGAAATCCTGGACCGGGAAGGCACAGATTAATTACTCAGGTGTACCTCTCTCACACCGCCTGGACAG agCCCTGTCAGATTGAAGTGCGGCTGCTGCTGGCGTACAGTTCCGACAGGCACAAATCTCCCGGGAGGTTTTCGTGGGCCCCCCGGGGGGACGGGGCCGAGCTTCTCCCGCAGTCCGAGAACAGCATCGAAGGCACCATCCCGTTCAGCAAGCCTGCCAAAGTGTACATCATGCCTAAGCCGGCCAGACGGTAA